One genomic segment of Kiritimatiella glycovorans includes these proteins:
- a CDS encoding MBL fold metallo-hydrolase, whose amino-acid sequence MALELSIIASGSTGNCLYVGTEQTRVLIDAGISGRRIVQGLEEAGIDPASIQALCVSHEHADHIQSVGVLHRRFGMDLFTNRGTLEGLGEHKVLPWNLFSTGHAFGIGDLVIEPFSVSHDAREPVGFTITSGATRIGIATDLGVATHLIRERLKQCRVIVCESNHDPLLLRNSQRPWHTKKRIAGRQGHLSNEAAAELISGVAGENDRLERVYLAHLSAECNRPEQAAKHMRRALDDAGHSRVAVELTAPDRPARVWREDETGRDRD is encoded by the coding sequence ATGGCGCTGGAACTTTCCATCATCGCAAGCGGCAGCACCGGCAACTGCCTCTACGTGGGCACGGAGCAGACACGCGTGCTGATCGACGCCGGGATCAGCGGACGCCGCATCGTTCAGGGGCTCGAGGAGGCGGGCATCGATCCCGCGTCGATCCAGGCCCTCTGCGTAAGCCATGAACATGCCGACCACATCCAGAGCGTAGGCGTGCTGCACCGTCGTTTCGGCATGGACCTGTTCACGAACCGCGGCACGCTCGAAGGGCTCGGAGAACACAAGGTACTGCCCTGGAACCTTTTTTCCACCGGCCACGCCTTCGGGATCGGCGACCTCGTGATCGAGCCGTTCTCCGTCTCCCACGACGCCCGCGAGCCGGTGGGGTTCACGATCACCAGCGGCGCGACGCGCATCGGGATCGCCACGGATCTCGGCGTGGCCACACACCTCATCCGCGAACGCCTCAAGCAGTGCCGGGTGATCGTCTGCGAATCGAATCACGATCCCCTCCTCCTCCGGAACAGCCAGCGTCCCTGGCATACGAAAAAACGGATCGCCGGCCGCCAGGGCCATCTCTCCAACGAGGCCGCTGCGGAACTGATCAGCGGCGTGGCGGGAGAAAACGACCGCCTGGAACGGGTCTACCTCGCCCACCTCAGCGCGGAATGCAACCGCCCCGAACAGGCGGCGAAACACATGCGCCGCGCCCTCGACGACGCCGGCCACTCCCGTGTGGCCGTGGAACTCACCGCCCCCGACCGCCCCGCCAGGGTATGGAGAGAAGACGAGACCGGCCGCGATCGCGATTGA
- a CDS encoding CRISPR-associated helicase/endonuclease Cas3, which translates to MSRFSVSAGNADSAGKAARNYPLVLGRDWYAKSSTDGGAGMSLFDHCVISGYVAARCCSRLGFEFFRNTYLPFLVSLHDVGKGSPGFLKHCSNTALQGLCPALAEMDTEASGWTRNHAEIGEAAFRAWAKQRGKSENWLAWAESIGSHHGTRSYPQNEGCEVYGGPGWARERKKFIDTLFGRFGSRLPDEPPLPAQIKLLAGLTCVSDWIASNDTFFPERGEVGREDLNRRVEQALDECGWSDFRLRSDLEFSDVFPFSPNAMQRAFIDCVDERGAYVLEAPTGLGKTEAALYAAYKLMSTGKNRGLYFGLPTRLTSYRIHKRVQSFMGRILDGHGFVNLAHGHAWMNLESRAIAFRAGKSWFHPSKRALLAPFGVGTIDQALMSVLRVKHHFVRTFGLAGKVVILDEVHSYDSYTGTLFDCLVDELLNIGCSVIILSATLTAERRKAFRVAGSSTEAYPVASTAHRSFVLPGTEDRSLALRYRGSEKDQLVAEAVKAAEAKACVLWIANTVAHAQEIFRKINGERREDSFETGLLHSRFPAFRRAELEDKWMEALGKNGPRPRGCILVATQVVEQSVDIDADMLVTELAPTDMLLQRMGRICRHERKERPEGCGKVWIYGPNILEWEKAEDFCEDVGSSRFVYAPYILWKTLEVWLSKSSVSLPGDVRALLKQTYDDSALCPEWATELKGELDEKRRKLAEAALGATTLYCGEDDENRAPTRYSERPTLPALILRQCDDLGNAADLTLCNGERIKVHSGERDYGKAVLLHQSIVALPARHGFRPMPPPWLRSLVYGPLWVLILKNGEEDNVVVDLRGAEVPWGYRRDVGVYKRPCRGSALSYSTEMEDENESYY; encoded by the coding sequence ATGTCTCGCTTCAGTGTGAGTGCCGGAAATGCGGATTCCGCAGGAAAGGCTGCCCGAAACTATCCTCTGGTTTTAGGGCGAGATTGGTACGCTAAATCTTCGACTGATGGCGGTGCCGGCATGTCATTATTTGATCACTGTGTAATCAGTGGTTACGTGGCGGCGCGTTGCTGCTCAAGGTTGGGGTTTGAGTTTTTCAGGAATACCTACCTCCCTTTTCTTGTCTCTCTTCATGACGTGGGCAAGGGGTCTCCCGGCTTTCTCAAGCATTGCTCTAATACGGCTCTGCAGGGGTTATGTCCCGCTCTAGCCGAAATGGATACAGAGGCTTCGGGGTGGACGAGAAATCATGCGGAAATCGGCGAGGCGGCTTTTCGGGCCTGGGCAAAGCAACGGGGTAAGTCCGAGAACTGGCTGGCGTGGGCTGAATCAATCGGCAGTCATCATGGGACCAGAAGCTATCCGCAGAACGAGGGGTGTGAAGTCTACGGTGGTCCGGGATGGGCTCGGGAACGAAAGAAATTTATCGACACGCTTTTTGGTCGCTTTGGGTCGCGATTGCCCGATGAACCGCCTCTTCCCGCACAGATCAAACTTCTTGCGGGCTTGACCTGTGTTTCGGACTGGATTGCCTCGAATGATACTTTTTTTCCCGAAAGGGGCGAGGTTGGGCGGGAGGATTTGAACCGGCGGGTAGAACAGGCCCTGGATGAATGTGGCTGGTCGGACTTTCGGCTGCGGTCAGATCTGGAATTTTCCGACGTATTTCCATTTTCACCTAATGCAATGCAGCGAGCTTTTATTGACTGCGTAGACGAGCGCGGTGCTTATGTGCTGGAAGCGCCGACGGGGTTAGGCAAAACGGAAGCCGCGTTATACGCGGCCTATAAACTAATGAGTACCGGAAAGAATAGGGGACTCTATTTCGGCTTGCCGACACGGTTGACCAGCTACCGGATTCATAAGCGGGTCCAGTCTTTTATGGGGCGGATTCTGGACGGTCACGGCTTTGTGAACCTTGCTCATGGTCATGCCTGGATGAATCTCGAGTCCAGAGCAATAGCCTTCAGGGCAGGGAAGAGCTGGTTTCATCCAAGCAAGCGTGCATTGCTCGCGCCGTTCGGGGTGGGAACAATTGATCAGGCGCTGATGAGTGTACTGCGGGTCAAACACCACTTCGTACGTACCTTCGGGCTGGCCGGCAAGGTGGTTATTCTTGATGAGGTCCACAGTTATGACTCTTATACCGGAACATTGTTCGACTGCCTCGTAGACGAGTTATTGAATATAGGGTGCTCGGTCATAATTCTCTCGGCAACGTTGACGGCCGAACGCCGCAAGGCCTTCAGGGTGGCAGGTTCGTCGACAGAGGCTTACCCGGTGGCATCTACTGCGCATCGCTCCTTTGTGTTGCCTGGAACTGAGGACAGATCCTTGGCCTTGCGATATCGCGGTTCCGAAAAGGATCAACTGGTTGCAGAGGCCGTAAAGGCGGCCGAGGCGAAAGCTTGTGTGCTTTGGATTGCCAATACGGTCGCACATGCCCAAGAGATTTTCCGAAAAATTAACGGAGAAAGGCGGGAAGATTCATTTGAGACGGGTTTGCTGCATTCTCGGTTTCCCGCATTTCGACGCGCCGAGCTCGAAGATAAATGGATGGAAGCTTTGGGTAAAAACGGTCCTCGTCCCCGAGGCTGTATACTGGTAGCCACGCAGGTTGTTGAGCAGAGCGTCGATATCGATGCCGATATGCTGGTCACAGAGCTGGCTCCTACGGATATGCTGTTACAGCGTATGGGGCGAATTTGTCGCCATGAGCGAAAGGAGCGCCCGGAGGGTTGCGGAAAGGTATGGATTTATGGTCCGAATATACTCGAGTGGGAGAAGGCTGAGGATTTCTGTGAAGATGTGGGTTCCAGTCGGTTTGTGTATGCTCCCTACATCCTGTGGAAGACGCTTGAGGTGTGGCTTTCAAAGTCCTCCGTATCGCTGCCTGGCGATGTGCGTGCTTTGCTGAAGCAAACCTACGACGACTCCGCTCTCTGTCCGGAGTGGGCTACGGAATTGAAAGGCGAACTGGACGAGAAGCGCCGAAAACTGGCTGAGGCAGCCCTCGGGGCCACCACGCTGTATTGCGGAGAGGACGATGAAAATCGAGCCCCGACCCGTTACAGTGAACGTCCGACCCTTCCGGCACTCATTCTGCGCCAATGCGATGATTTAGGGAACGCTGCCGATCTGACCCTGTGCAATGGCGAGAGAATCAAAGTACATTCAGGTGAGCGAGATTACGGTAAGGCCGTTCTCCTTCATCAAAGTATCGTGGCGCTTCCGGCCCGACACGGATTCAGACCGATGCCGCCTCCCTGGTTGAGATCGTTGGTATACGGTCCGCTTTGGGTGCTCATTCTTAAGAACGGCGAAGAAGACAACGTGGTAGTCGATTTGAGGGGAGCCGAAGTGCCGTGGGGATACCGCAGAGACGTAGGGGTATACAAGCGGCCGTGCAGAGGATCCGCGTTATCGTATTCGACCGAAATGGAGGATGAAAATGAATCTTATTACTGA
- the gatC gene encoding Asp-tRNA(Asn)/Glu-tRNA(Gln) amidotransferase subunit GatC, with the protein MKSRPGNNSEIDIAYVAELARIDLTDEEQTVFQDQLDRVIDYVRHLEELDVEGIDPTAHAVPRYNVLRADEPAPSIDRRAMLDNAPAATRDQVRVPKILENS; encoded by the coding sequence ATGAAGTCCCGACCCGGAAACAACTCCGAAATAGACATCGCCTACGTCGCGGAGCTGGCGCGGATCGATCTGACCGATGAAGAGCAAACGGTTTTTCAGGATCAGCTCGACCGCGTGATCGACTACGTGCGCCACCTCGAGGAACTCGACGTCGAAGGCATCGACCCCACCGCGCACGCGGTCCCGCGCTACAATGTCCTGCGCGCGGATGAACCCGCACCGTCGATCGACCGGCGCGCCATGCTGGACAACGCCCCCGCCGCCACCCGCGATCAGGTGCGCGTGCCCAAGATCCTGGAGAACAGCTGA
- the rpoN gene encoding RNA polymerase factor sigma-54: MAQQVLTQSQTQQLQQVLAPHLRQSLEVLQVPVLDLRALIRREMEQNPTLEEPPAEETEQVEVEPGTSDIERELEEDFADEFAQLAQLDDEWRDYFRQNRAVMPSSQDAEEKRQYFLDSVTESLSLQEHLMHQLTLSDVDASERKVGELLIGSIDDDGYLSSDPEEFERNTGVACDRLERVLKVIQDFDPLGVGARTVQECLLIQLDRLGKKPGDPVWTLVEHHLDLLGAHKYDEIARTMDISAARVDSLARFISTLEPRPGRKFSSERAEYVVPELSIQKVDGEYVVRQKDEYIPPVRISRYYRKLLEDPSTAQDVKKYVREKIRGGMLLIKSIDQRQQTLYKIALEIVRVQRDFFEHGVSHLKPLRMSDVAAKLGVHETTVSRATSNKYIQTPLGTYEMKFFFRTGYRRADGTEVSNEGVKAALSRLVEQEDPARPLSDQAIAEKLREQGLEIARRTVAKYREQLNILPSNLRRKR, encoded by the coding sequence ATGGCGCAGCAGGTTCTAACTCAGAGTCAGACTCAGCAGCTTCAACAGGTGCTCGCCCCCCACCTGCGCCAGTCGCTGGAGGTGCTGCAGGTTCCGGTGCTGGATCTTCGCGCCCTGATCCGCCGCGAGATGGAGCAGAACCCCACGCTCGAGGAGCCCCCCGCGGAGGAGACCGAGCAGGTCGAGGTGGAGCCGGGGACCAGCGATATCGAGCGGGAGCTGGAAGAAGATTTCGCCGACGAATTCGCGCAGCTCGCGCAGCTCGACGACGAGTGGCGCGACTACTTCCGCCAGAACCGGGCGGTGATGCCCTCGTCGCAGGACGCCGAGGAAAAGCGGCAGTATTTTCTGGATTCGGTGACCGAATCGCTTTCGCTGCAGGAACACCTGATGCACCAGCTCACGCTGTCCGATGTGGACGCATCGGAGCGCAAGGTCGGCGAGCTGCTGATCGGGAGCATCGACGACGACGGTTATCTCTCCAGCGATCCTGAGGAGTTCGAGAGGAATACCGGGGTGGCCTGCGACCGTCTGGAGCGCGTCCTGAAGGTGATCCAGGATTTCGATCCGCTCGGCGTGGGGGCGCGAACCGTACAGGAATGTCTCCTGATCCAGCTCGACCGGCTGGGGAAAAAGCCGGGCGATCCCGTATGGACGCTGGTGGAGCATCATCTCGATCTGCTGGGTGCACATAAGTATGACGAGATCGCCAGAACGATGGATATTTCTGCCGCGCGGGTCGACTCGCTGGCCCGCTTTATCTCCACGCTGGAACCCAGGCCGGGGAGGAAGTTCAGTTCCGAGCGCGCGGAATACGTCGTGCCGGAACTGAGCATTCAGAAGGTGGACGGCGAGTACGTGGTCCGGCAGAAGGACGAGTACATCCCTCCGGTCCGTATCAGCCGCTACTACCGGAAGCTGCTTGAAGATCCGTCGACCGCGCAGGACGTAAAAAAATACGTCCGCGAAAAGATCAGGGGCGGGATGCTGCTGATCAAGAGCATCGATCAGCGCCAGCAGACCCTCTACAAGATCGCGCTCGAGATCGTCCGCGTTCAGCGCGACTTTTTCGAACACGGCGTGTCGCACCTCAAGCCGCTGCGGATGTCGGACGTCGCCGCGAAACTGGGTGTGCACGAGACCACCGTGAGCCGCGCGACGTCGAACAAATACATCCAGACGCCGCTGGGGACCTACGAGATGAAATTCTTCTTCCGCACCGGCTACCGCCGCGCGGACGGGACGGAGGTCTCGAACGAGGGCGTGAAAGCCGCGCTCTCGCGCCTGGTGGAACAGGAGGACCCCGCCCGCCCGCTCTCCGACCAGGCCATAGCGGAGAAGCTCAGGGAGCAGGGTTTGGAAATCGCCCGCCGCACCGTCGCCAAATACCGCGAACAGCTCAACATCCTGCCCTCCAACCTTCGGCGCAAACGATAA
- a CDS encoding helix-turn-helix domain-containing protein, translating to MNSKSCQSIGENVRAIRRRRHLSQVEFARRLDMRPGPVSNIERGHNLPSAPVLCNMAEVLDVPVDAFFESGGGAKMMSGEAAGGPGGYVAAAADDSLGPAAELVRSGSERAEIADETLRKLGRLTDSVLALEDLAGARKSATVPLRLPFVFSVEGLRELAGSVRRILGVSEAVIFDYLELLENAGLRIIFCTLEEDGGQSFSCYDAANANAVIFIHSELNAERQLFLLLYELGRIYCFTRLRDLKTPCQADEVVDRRGKPLNEHRAARFFAGQFLMPASAVRNSVHQLAIKPQEWTYTLLLRLKHRFGVSAESFLYRLGELELIRPELERDIKHRIELHYRETDYSEPDSSQRILTPNGRLGDLLVRAKERCPGAEEISVIERTFKSLGVTC from the coding sequence ATGAATTCAAAATCCTGTCAGAGCATAGGAGAAAACGTGCGCGCGATCCGGAGGAGACGACACTTGAGCCAGGTCGAGTTCGCGCGCCGTCTCGACATGCGTCCGGGCCCGGTCAGCAATATCGAGCGCGGGCACAATCTTCCGTCGGCACCGGTGCTCTGTAATATGGCGGAGGTGCTGGATGTGCCGGTGGATGCGTTTTTTGAATCGGGGGGGGGCGCGAAGATGATGAGCGGCGAAGCTGCGGGAGGCCCTGGAGGGTATGTTGCGGCAGCTGCCGATGACTCTCTCGGGCCGGCGGCGGAATTGGTCAGGAGTGGAAGTGAAAGGGCAGAGATTGCGGACGAAACACTGAGAAAGCTTGGTCGACTTACGGACAGTGTGTTGGCGCTGGAAGACCTGGCGGGAGCTCGCAAGTCGGCAACCGTCCCGCTCCGGCTGCCCTTTGTTTTTTCCGTGGAAGGACTCAGGGAGCTGGCCGGTTCGGTGCGGCGAATACTTGGAGTGAGCGAGGCGGTAATTTTTGATTATCTGGAGCTTCTTGAAAACGCGGGGTTGCGCATTATTTTCTGTACGCTGGAGGAGGACGGAGGGCAGAGCTTTTCCTGTTACGATGCCGCCAATGCGAATGCAGTGATTTTTATACATTCCGAGCTGAATGCTGAGCGCCAGCTTTTTCTTCTGCTCTACGAGTTGGGGCGAATTTACTGTTTCACCCGGTTGCGCGATTTGAAGACGCCTTGTCAAGCTGATGAAGTTGTTGACAGACGCGGGAAACCGCTTAACGAGCATCGCGCAGCCCGATTCTTTGCAGGCCAGTTTTTGATGCCTGCTTCCGCAGTCCGGAATAGCGTGCACCAGCTTGCCATAAAGCCGCAGGAGTGGACGTATACCTTGCTGCTCCGACTCAAGCATCGATTTGGTGTTTCCGCCGAAAGTTTTCTGTATCGCCTTGGCGAGCTTGAACTGATCAGGCCAGAGTTGGAACGCGATATCAAGCATCGCATTGAGCTTCATTACCGCGAAACAGATTACTCGGAGCCCGACTCAAGCCAACGAATACTCACCCCCAATGGTCGTCTTGGCGATTTGCTTGTGCGTGCAAAAGAACGGTGTCCGGGTGCGGAAGAGATTTCGGTAATAGAGAGGACATTTAAATCTTTAGGGGTCACCTGCTGA